A genomic stretch from Mycosarcoma maydis chromosome 3, whole genome shotgun sequence includes:
- a CDS encoding uncharacterized protein (related to alpha-aminoadipate reductase), with protein sequence MPVPPIMDSASLLAPFEHRWSVNALIDDVLEVGRDLVCVSFIRSTEPFEWQHVTGAQLDQCLRAATAYYAKHVGVRRPGQPCRQIGLLSDSTFDLLITQMAMIRLGYGVVLISPNNSVPAIVHLLKATKSTNLIFSTDKHDDARQAHELLLQEQDSKLEIVQLYLVQEAIRLDQLPPPTTKKDPFQPQVSYQQQAQEAAFTLHSSGSTGFPKPYTYTHQTYLVIVADYMPYDALCTAPIYHGFACAVAWRQFIHHRRLYLYSGTIRHDLITQAVRNSTIEIIYAVPFTFKMLSEHNDSLETLRAAKICCYSGAPCPIEVGDMLVANGVNLVAFLGATEVGQIMDSIRDFAIDKGWNVMRPSSRVAPYLKFENVGTTEDGPYEMVCIQGWKGLSKVNRPDGSYASGDHYRIVRNDDGSIRGYVYLGRGDDTLVHLNGEKTNPVPMEQSIRSSPLLRDCLVFGAGQPCTGALIIPYEHTWQAYAALSETDRQAALKKQFQPLLNELNSRCASHSRLVPEMILFLDPTARLPLADKGSVKRTPANSLFAHQITQLYTEFDLGTSTPDDEKAIITSQSQLKKLVQSILERFINLTLDGKEDVDLPSLGVDSVMDSQIRSQIHRSVRMQRPLPNTVVFQHPTLNKLTAAVYQQIQGANTNGAATEATNKQQDDMTLLLLEKYRAQLKVRDSNLSDRAPRGDKEIVVLTGATGSLGAHILDQLVRKDTVVKVVCLNRAADHAEAGKRTDKSLSARGLAPLKGRSGAQVVSLAADISKHNLGLAQQEYDELANSVTCVIHNGWPVNFVMSIDSFENVLHGTVQLINLAGQSTACRSPRFVFSSSISVAINSSEAMIPEKIFDHLDYTCGLGYARSKWIVENLCRDAETLVGGDFRSVVMRIGQMAGDRSMGIWNETEAVPLMIRSAQTIGCLPEEHDDLYWIPVDVVGLIAAQLTSASLSSHCELVHVLSEDAMPWKTAIATLAEARNLGQTFNLVSYAEWLERLDRSDRNPSRNPTIKLLEHYRAMQRDPQRTCTKVGKFDTTNLRTILASSSENQRILEGLTAYRPECLSRTVALWKSSDFLR encoded by the coding sequence ATGCCTGTTCCTCCCATCATGGACAGCGCAAGTCTCCTTGCTCCTTTCGAGCATCGATGGAGCGTTAACGCCCTCATCGATGACGTGCTCGAGGTTGGCCGCGACCTGGTGTGCGTCTCGTTCATCAGGTCTACCGAGCCTTTCGAGTGGCAGCACGTCACAGGTGCACAGCTCGATCAATGTCTCCGCGCTGCAACTGCGTACTATGCTAAGCACGTTGGCGTCAGACGTCCTGGCCAGCCGTGCAGGCAGATCGGTCTGCTTTCCGACTCCACATTCGACCTGCTCATCACCCAGATGGCCATGATCCGTCTCGGTTACGGCGTGGTACTCATCTCGCCCAACAACTCGGTGCCCGCGATCGTCCATCTCCTCAAAGCCACCAAGTCCACCAATCTCATCTTTAGCACAGACAAGCACGACGACGCCAGGCAGGCtcacgagctgctgctgcaggaaCAGGAtagcaagctcgagattGTTCAGCTCTACCTCGTCCAAGAGGCGATTCGGCTCGACcagctgccaccgccaacgACCAAGAAGGATCCTTTCCAGCCACAGGTCTCgtaccagcagcaggcacAAGAAGCTGCTTTCACTTTGCACTCCAGCGGCAGCACTGGCTTTCCCAAGCCCTATACCTATACCCACCAAACTtacctcgtcatcgttgcCGACTACATGCCCTACGATGCATTGTGCACCGCCCCTATTTACCATGGCTTCGCTTGTGCTGTCGCCTGGAGGCAGTTCATTCACCACCGTCGACTTTACCTGTACTCCGGCACCATCCGTCATGACCTTATCACCCAAGCCGTCCGTAACAGCACGATCGAGATCATCTACGCCGTACCGTTCACATTCAAGATGTTGAGCGAACACAACGACAGTCTGGAGACGTTACGTGCCGCTAAGATCTGCTGCTACAGTGGCGCACCCTGTCCCATCGAGGTCGGCGACATGCTCGTGGCTAATGGCGTCAACCTGGTCGCCTTCCTTGGCGCAACCGAGGTAGGCCAGATCATGGACAGCATTCGCGACTTTGCCATTGACAAGGGCTGGAACGTGATGCGTCCCAGCTCGCGCGTCGCTCCTTATCTCAAGTTCGAAAACGTCGGAACCACCGAGGATGGCCCCTATGAGATGGTCTGCATCCAAGGCTGGAAAGGTCTCTCCAAGGTCAACCGTCCTGATGGCAGCTATGCAAGTGGCGATCACTACCGCATTGTCCgcaacgacgacggcaGCATTCGAGGATACGTATACCTCGGAAGGGGAGACGACACGCTTGTTCATCTGAATGGCGAAAAGACGAATCCGGTGCCCATGGAGCAAAGCATCCGATCGTCTCCCCTCCTGCGCGATTGTCTCGTCTTCGGTGCTGGACAGCCTTGTACCGGCGCCCTCATTATTCCGTACGAGCATACTTGGCAGGCATACGCAGCCTTGTCCGAAACGGATCGACAGGCGGCGCTCAAAAAGCAGTTTCAGCCATtgctcaacgagctcaATTCTCGGTGCGCCTCTCACTCGCGCCTCGTCCCAGAGATGAttctcttcctcgaccCCACCGCGCGCTTACCTTTGGCTGACAAGGGAAGTGTTAAACGTACTCCTGCCAACTCTCTCTTCGCACACCAAATCACGCAGCTGTACACCGAGTTCGACCTCGGAACGTCGACCCCCGACGACGAAAAGGCAATTATTACATCGCAATCacagctcaagaagctggTGCAGAGCATTCTGGAACGCTTTATTAATCTGACGCTGGACGGAAAGGAGGACGTCGATCTCCCCAGCCTCGGCGTTGATTCGGTCATGGACAGTCAGATCCGCAGTCAGATCCATCGTTCTGTTCGCATGCAACGCCCTCTCCCCAACACGGTCGTCTTCCAGCATCCAACTCTCAATAAGCTTACAGCGGCGGTGTACCAACAGATTCAAGGAGCAAATACAAATGGTGCAGCGACAGAAGCCACGAATAAACAGCAAGATGACATGACCCTGCTACTACTCGAAAAGTATCGAGCTCAACTCAAGGTCCGAGATTCAAACTTGTCCGATCGAGCGCCACGGGGTGACAAGGAGATCGTAGTGTTAACCGGGGCCACGGGCTCTCTTGGTGCACACATCCTCGACCAACTTGTTCGCAAAGACACGGTGGTCAAGGTCGTCTGCCTCAACCGTGCGGCTGATCATGCAGAAGCGGGCAAGCGCACAGACAAATCGCTAAGCGCACGCGGGCTGGCGCCTTTAAAGGGCCGCAGCGGTGCACAAGTCGTTTCGCTGGCTGCCGACATCAGCAAGCATAATCTTGGCTTGGCGCAGCAAGAGtacgacgagcttgccaacAGCGTCACCTGCGTGATCCACAACGGATGGCCGGTCAACTTTGTcatgtcgatcgactcTTTCGAGAATGTTCTCCACGGCACGGTTCAGCTCATAAACCTGGCAGGACAGAGCACCGCTTGCCGCTCGCCCCGCTTCGTATTCTCCTCGTCTATCTCTGTCGCGATCAACAGCTCTGAGGCGATGATCCCCGAGAAGATTTTCGACCACCTAGACTACACTTGTGGTCTGGGCTATGCACGCTCAAAATGGATCGTTGAGAACCTGTGTCGCGACGCAGAAACGCTCGTCGGAGGCGATTTCCGATCGGTGGTGATGCGCATCGGTCAGATGGCTGGCGACAGGTCGATGGGGATCTGGAACGAGACCGAAGCAGTGCCACTGATGATCAGGAGTGCTCAGACGATCGGATGCCTTCCCGAAGAGCATGACGATCTGTACTGGATTCCTGTCGACGTTGTGGGTCTAATagcagctcagctcacTTCCGCGAGCTTATCGAGCCACTGCGAGCTGGTCCACGTTCTCAGCGAAGACGCAATGCCTTGGAAGACAGCAATTGCAACGCTTGCTGAAGCGCGAAATCTTGGCCAAACTTTTAATCTCGTTTCGTACGCAGAGTGGCTGGAGCGGCTGGATCGCTCGGATCGCAACCCCTCGCGCAACCCCACGATCAAGTTGTTGGAGCATTATCGCGCCATGCAGCGCGACCCGCAGCGCACCTGTACAAAAGTTGGCAAGTTCGACACAACCAACCTCAGGACGATCCTGGCTTCATCTTCGGAGAACCAGCGGATCCTCGAGGGGCTGACAGCTTATCGGCCCGAGTGTCTGAGCCGCACCGTAGCGCTGTGGAAATCTTCAGACTTCCTACGCTAG
- a CDS encoding uncharacterized protein (related to Zinc finger DHHC domain containing protein 2) gives MMPNLARSDNDDRTNSVLSTSSHTHVDNNDALASSPHSKMTAWPVKHAEPVAESKAHPPSTAPASQSVADPLPVPSTAQVGRRSIGRQQRADRPPPPKCMLSCIESIESCTQNVVRFNERMELNRAQAEAQRAEKRDSPIASKAIIPLAFVILSWVFLAYVWRLCSRLIQQNPQGAVLGSRSEGVGLLVGFVILWLMTMWSYVVVISKGPGLVKDYVSESDPPSAAAQGQWWSPASAAPQPQQYQEGAAQPMPISGRMHQSSDIAAMQASSSADGHAIASASSTLSFPYPSFNADLQRFGGDRASSDSMRVLPGSVEPKHTVDSADFTHSYDEYRRTIAEEDAVAAADTLAADVEAQLDAEMRSTMPSAEASDVATDAQLPDVVGPLAAAAIAGGQGVRQGAEMLNDSACGAPRTDDTNAAASGWSVPRRTLPNDPPPLSASSQYCHRCRRVKPPRAHHCRRCGTCVLKMDHHCPWVGGCVGAHNQRFFFIFVLWVTLLELYTLVTTAVCFHRGVQSLQVGSAWRLDGFLISLLPICAVFLMFTGALLGTHVWLMGRNMTTIEHVAVSRMQARERVLVDRWVGMQKQAGLAGFKMKRQLVREWDAEWGALTTEANRWWLGGSNEVDFTQHSNDATSQGAQEKPCATSSRNRKQQGAFQTNIQQSLGASLLFWILPLGDHPNDGLVFPMNPRFGQFGVWRKRQDWPVALQ, from the coding sequence ATGATGCCAAACCTGGCTCGTTCAGACAACGATGATCGCACCAACTCGGTTCTATCTACCTCTTCTCACACCCACGTCGACAACAACGATGCTCTTGCATCATCGCCGCACTCGAAAATGACAGCCTGGCCTGTAAAGCACGCGGAACCAGTCGCTGAATCCAAAGCGCATCCTCCATCGACCGCTCCTGCATCTCAGTCTGTCGCTGATCCTCTACCAGTCCCTAGCACAGCGCAAGTGGGCCGACGGTCCATCGGCCGTCAGCAGCGCGCGGATCGGCCACCGCCGCCTAAATGCATGCTCAGCTGCATCGAAAGCATCGAGTCATGCACGCAAAACGTGGTGCGCTTCAACGAACGCATGGAACTTAACCGAGCGCAGGCAGAAGCACAACGCGCAGAGAAGCGGGATTCTCCGATTGCAAGCAAGGCCATCATCCCTCTGGCATTTGTCATCCTATCCTGGGTCTTTCTCGCCTACGTGTGGCGCTTGTGCAGCCGTTTGATACAGCAGAATCCTCAAGGGGCGGTGCTTGGGAGTAGGTCAGAGGGAGTTGGGCTGCTGGTAGGATTCGTCATTCTTTGGCTCATGACCATGTGGTCATACGTAGTCGTTATCTCAAAAGGTCCTGGTCTCGTCAAGGACTATGTATCCGAATCTGATCCTCCTTCTGCTGCGGCTCAAGGACAATGGTGGAGCCcagcctcagcagcaccacaaCCTCAGCAGTATCAAGAGGGTGCAGCTCAACCCATGCCCATTTCGGGACGCATGCACCAAAGCTCTGACATAGCGGCGATGCAAGCCTCATCGTCTGCGGATGGACACGCTatcgcatctgcatcgtccACATTGTCGTTCCCCTATCCATCCTTCAATGCGGATTTGCAAAGGTTCGGCGGCGATCGCGCTTCCTCCGACAGCATGCGCGTGCTACCCGGATCGGTGGAGCCAAAGCACACTGTCGATTCTGCCGATTTTACGCATTCGTACGATGAGTACAGACGCACAATCGCCGAGGAAGATGCAGTGGCAGCCGCCGACACTTTGGCGGCCGATGTGGAAGCACAGCTGGACGCAGAAATGCGATCGACCATGCCTAGCGCTGAAGCATCGGATGTAGCAACGGATGCACAACTGCCGGATGTGGTCGGtccgcttgctgctgcggcgaTTGCCGGAGGTCAGGGTGTGCGACAAGGTGCAGAGATGCTCAACGACTCGGCTTGCGGCGCGCCTCGTACTGACGACACGAACGCAGCTGCTTCCGGCTGGTCAGTACCTCGACGAACACTACCCAACgatccaccaccgctgtcggcgtcgtcgcAATACTGCCATCGTTGTCGACGCGTGAAACCGCCGCGTGCACACCACTGCCGACGCTGCGGAACATGCGTATTGAAGATGGACCACCACTGTCCATGGGTGGGCGGATGTGTTGGGGCGCACAACCAGCGCTTTTTCTTTATATTTGTCTTGTGGGTCACACTGCTCGAGTTGTACACGCTCGTTACCACAGCGGTCTGTTTCCATCGCGGTGTGCAATCTCTCCAGGTAGGATCGGCGTGGAGGCTGGATGGGTTCTTGATATCCTTGCTGCCGATCTGCGCCGTGTTCTTGATGTTTACGGGTGCGCTGTTGGGAACACATGTGTGGTTGATGGGACGTAATATGACGACGATAGAGCATGTGGCGGTGAGTCGGATGCAGGCGAGGGAGCGGGTGTTGGTGGATCGCTGGGTAGGCATGCAGAAGCAGGCTGGATTGGCGGGGTTCAAGATGAAGCGCCAATTGGTGAGAGAGTGGGATGCCGAGTGGGGTGCATTGACGACCGAGGCGAATCGCTGGTGGTTAGGCGGATCGAATGAAGTCGACTTTACTCAACACTCGAACGATGCAACGAGTCAAGGTGCGCAAGAAAAACCTTGCGCGACGTCCTCTCGCAACCGAAAGCAGCAAGGCGCTTTCCAAACCAACATCCAGCAGTCGCTAGGCGCATCTCTGCTATTCTGGATCTTGCCACTCGGAGACCATCCCAATGACGGCTTGGTCTTCCCGATGAACCCAAGATTCGGCCAATTCGGCGTTTGGAGAAAGAGACAAGACTGGCCTGTTGCATTGCAGTAA
- a CDS encoding uncharacterized protein (related to carnitine acetyl transferase FacC), translating into MTPGLMSSSEDKTVLNAQAVEAKSAALADGGAKEGIGAGKTFQGQSKLPHLPIPTLQETCQRYLSSLQPLQTAEQHATTKSVVEDFLKNDGPVLQKQLQDYASTRASYIEEFWDESYLQASDSVVLNLNPFFILEDDPTPTRGNQLMRTANLILASLAFIHDLRTGVLEPDSVRGTPLDMFQYTRLFATSRIPTANGCRMQVEPESRHIVVMRKGQIYWFEALDEEHRPLFTERAMLGNLQAIVRDADQTKLEDVAKGSIGILTTEKRPIWSMYREHLRQDAHNRKCLEVVDSALFVVCMDDSEPADAAELSNNMLCGTYKLQRGIQTGTCTNRWYDKLQIIVCANGAAGINFEHTGVDGHTVLRYAADVYTELIMRFAKSINSATKSLFKAKTSAFAKGAGQKANGTTSDADAQRTQDVNQATAPKKLEWNLTAKLADGIRYGETRLSDLICQNECEVLEFDRYGKNFITRHRFSPDAFVQMAFQAAYYTLYGRCETTYEPAMTKAFLHGRTEAIRTVQPHSAKFVETFIDADAKVEDKIDALRKACDGHSKLSRACASGQGHDRHLYALYNLWKKHQGTGSATAPAIFTDAGYVKLNHTVVSTSNCGNPALRMFGFGPVVPDGFGIGYIIKDDGITVCASSKHLQTKRFLDTLEAYLLQTQRMIIELYKAANVRSKSTYIDHAGVECDVRTGLPIGSKSNGYTQDYEEGTSNSQIGQSGYSFWGDDAKAAAANTQDQHVHDARVRRSRIASVGKTILYDEYN; encoded by the coding sequence ATGACGCCAGGCCTCATGTCGTCGTCTGAGGACAAAACCGTCTTGAATGCACAGGCTGTCGAAGCAAAGTCGGCCGCTCTCGCCGACGGAGGCGCCAAAGAAGGCATCGGAGCTGGCAAGACTTTTCAAGGTCAATCCAAGCTCCCTCACCTTCCCATCCCCACGCTCCAAGAGACGTGCCAGCGTTACCTTTCTAGTCTTCAGCCTCTCCAAACTGCCGAGCAGCACGCTACCACCAAATCCGTCGTCGAGGACTTTCTCAAGAACGACGGACCTGTCCTtcagaagcagctgcaagaTTATGCTAGCACAAGGGCCAGCTACATTGAAGAGTTTTGGGACGAGAGCTACCTGCAAGCTTCCGACTCAGTCGTGCTTAACCTCAACCCTTTCTTCATCTTGGAGGACGATCCGACGCCAACACGTGGTAACCAGTTGATGAGAACCGCCAACCTTATCCTCGCCAGTTTGGCCTTCATCCACGATCTGCGCACCGGCGTGCTCGAACCAGACAGTGTTAGGGGCACTCCGTTGGATATGTTCCAGTACACACGTTTGTTTGCTACCTCGCGTATTCCCACTGCCAACGGCTGCCGAATGCAAGTCGAGCCTGAATCGCGTCACATTGTGGTAATGCGCAAAGGTCAGATCTATTGGTTCGAAGCGTTGGACGAAGAACATCGTCCGTTGTTCACCGAACGCGCCATGCTCGGCAACCTGCAAGCTATCGTACGTGATGCCGACCaaaccaagctcgaagatgTCGCAAAGGGCTCCATAGGAATCTTGACCACTGAAAAGCGACCTATCTGGTCTATGTATCGCGAGCACCTCcgccaagacgctcacAACCGCAAGTGTCTCGAGGTGGTCGATAGCGCTCTCTTTGTGGTTTGCATGGACGACTCGGAACCTGCCGACGCCGCCGAGCTAAGCAACAACATGCTGTGCGGCACTTACAAGCTTCAACGCGGCATTCAGACTGGAACATGCACCAACCGATGGTACGATAAGCTTCAGATCATCGTCTGTGCCAACGGAGCTGCAGGTATCAACTTTGAGCACACTGGCGTTGATGGTCACACGGTGTTGCGCTACGCCGCCGATGTTTACACCGAACTCATCATGCGTTTCGCCAAATCCATCAATTCAGCCACCAAGAGCCTGTTCAAAGCCAAGACCAGCGCGTTCGCAAAAGGTGCAGGTCAAAAAGCTAATGGCACCACTTCGGACGCCGACGCGCAACGTACACAGGATGTCAACCAAGCCACCGCTCCCAAGAAACTCGAATGGAATCTAACCGCCAAACTCGCCGACGGCATCCGTTATGGCGAGACGCGACTGTCCGACCTGATCTGTCAAAATGAATGCGAGGTGTTGGAGTTCGACCGGTACGGCAAAAACTTTATCACTCGTCATCGATTCTCGCCCGACGCCTTCGTACAGATGGCGTTCCAAGCCGCCTACTACACCCTCTACGGACGTTGCGAGACGACTTACGAGCCAGCCATGACCAAAGCTTTCTTGCATGGGCGTACGGAAGCGATCCGAACTGTACAGCCGCACTCGGCCAAATTTGTGGAAACGTTTATCGATGCGGATGCCAAGGTTGaggacaagatcgatgCGTTGAGAAAGGCGTGTGATGGGCATTCCAAGTTGAGCCGAGCGTGCGCGTCGGGTCAAGGTCACGATCGACACTTGTATGCTCTGTACAACTTGTGGAAAAAGCATCAGGGAACTGGATCCGCCACGGCGCCGGCCATCTTTACGGATGCAGGATATGTCAAGCTCAATCACACGGTCGTGTCCACTTCGAATTGTGGAAATCCAGCGTTGCGAATGTTTGGTTTCGGACCGGTGGTCCCAGATGGGTTTGGTATTGGATACATTATCAAAGACGACGGTATCACGGTTTGTGCTTCCAGCAAGCATTTGCAGACGAAACGCTTCTTGGATACGCTCGAGGCGTACCTGCTTCAGACGCAGCGAATGATTATCGAGCTGTACAAGGCGGCTAATGTACGCAGCAAGTCCACGTACATCGACCATGCCGGTGTCGAGTGTGATGTTCGAACCGGCCTGCCGATCGGTAGCAAGAGCAACGGTTACACTCAGGACTACGAAGAGGGTACAAGCAACAGCCAGATCGGACAGAGTGGATACTCTTTCTGGGGCGACGATGCtaaagcagcagccgccaaTACTCAGGACCAACACGTGCACGACGCGCGCGTCAGGAGGAGCAGAATTGCTAGCGTCGGCAAGACCATCTTGTATGACGAGTATAATTGA
- a CDS encoding uncharacterized protein (related to inner mitochondrial membrane peptidase 2) produces the protein MLRPASVVGFGASVRTAIARGSLTANHRLSSSSSSTIIGRSPASFSSSSSVPTTSASERSSSNVSSSSTASMDHVNLNARAHYRPSSHPHPHKRTKLGRTLFALGWIPVAAFITSHLYSLGNVTGGSMSPTFNGPHSIASASSARSDVVLLNRTIKVQLDQLKAGDIVTLISPLDPRLLLTKRVIALPGDTVRVWVPAGKAGGQNVGGRRVGRWARIKIPPGHVWVEGDAAVDIVPGSLERVVNSTFTPESLRNKSRDSREFGPVPMGLITSRIEYIVWPPERFGKPKPRPIASLSSAAQFPPSSSTRMPADDTSTQVNPSLARILDEMTSMAPGARTKAHPDDSVISPYVDWSGPEAKEHQDVATAEQARADKEKRKHAWNHLSRGGQLGDDAE, from the coding sequence ATGCTTAGACCCGCCTCTGTGGTGGGGTTTGGAGCATCTGTGCGGACAGCCAtcgctcgtggctcgctTACCGCGAACCATCGGCTGTcttccagcagctccagcaccaTCATCGGCCGTTCCCCAGCTTCGTTttcatcttcgtcttccGTACCCACCACTTCTGCCAGTgagagaagcagcagcaatgtttcctcctcctctACTGCATCCATGGACCATGTCAACTTGAATGCACGCGCACACTACCGGCCGTCATCGCACCCGCACCCTCACAAACGTACCAAGCTCGGCCGCACACTCTTTGCCCTAGGCTGGATACCCGTCGCCGCATTCATCACTTCGCACCTGTACAGCCTCGGCAACGTCACCGGTGGATCCATGTCACCCACCTTCAATGGCCCACACTCAATCGCATCCGCTTCTTCAGCTCGTTCGGATGTGGTCCTGCTGAATCGAACGATCAAAGTTCAGCTCGATCAGTTGAAAGCGGGTGACATTGTCACGTTGATCTCGCCGCTAGATCCGAGACTGTTGTTGACCAAACGGGTCATCGCACTTCCAGGAGATACGGTGAGAGTCTGGGTTCCAGCGGGCAAAGCCGGTGGTCAAAATGTCGGTGGTAGGCGAGTGGGGAGGTGGGCACGCATCAAGATTCCGCCAGGCCACGTGTGGGTGGAAGGTGATGCCGCAGTCGACATTGTTCCAGGCAGCCTTGAACGGGTCGTCAACTCGACTTTTACGCCCGAATCATTGCGAAACAAGAGCAGAGACAGTCGAGAGTTCGGGCCGGTCCCTATGGGTTTGATCACATCGAGAATCGAGTACATTGTTTGGCCTCCAGAACGGTTTGGCAAGCCCAAACCTCGTCCAATTGCTTCATTGTCGAGTGCGGCACAGTTTCCGCCATCGTCTTCAACGCGCATGCCGGCAGACGATACATCTACGCAGGTGAATCCGAGTCTAGCGAGGATCTTGGATGAGATGACTTCCATGGCGCCAGGCGCGAGGACTAAAGCGCATCCGGACGACTCGGTCATTAGTCCGTACGTGGATTGGAGTGGTCCCGAAGCGAAGGAGCATCAAGATGTAGCAACAGCAGAACAGGCGAGAGCAGACAAGGAGAAACGCAAGCATGCTTGGAATCATTTGAGCAGAGGAGGTCAACTAGGTGATGATGCCGAGTGA
- a CDS encoding uncharacterized protein (related to Sodium/nucleoside cotransporter 2) encodes MSSAPQSAAVDTSHQQLAKDASIEDPTAASTGSHHDVADDKVAYSSSDRDIESSGRPPIEAIEPHPQGEPGRVSKLWHSIRTHKATRILLDVFLICLILGWWLPGIIREETRHRWVITTIWSWFFILLILFHNDRYLPKAPFAQAIETVWTTCISKPWSMVPHYGQLALGWLALLALYFGSAFGIKEVPESRYGDRARSLFGLFLINSFFYAISTRRASIKLQPVMTGLGLQMIIGLLVFKTGAFYSVAQWLAFAAADLLAQGQIGGAAFFWGSLAGQHYFFIDTLSSIIFFVALVVLLSYLGVMSWAIRKFAWFFFKLMAISGAEAVVAAASPFIGQGENAVLVQSFLDLMTNAELFQVLTSGFATIAGSVFLAYVQMGVEPTHLITAAVMSIPASIAAAKMVVPETETPVTAGSINIQINEKSDAVDALHAFSNGAWLGVRVAALIFCNVLCIVSLLYAVNGVLTYIGNFWTINKLTLTLILGYILYPFAWCMGAPKHELLRVAQLLATKIVANEFVAYSDLAKIKTSANPLSDRSVLICNFMLAGFGNIGSLGINIGVLSGLAPSRGGAIARLAPLSLLTGILVTCSSACIAGVLGTK; translated from the coding sequence ATGTCGTCCGCTCCTCAGTCCGCTGCTGTGGACACGTCTCATCAacagctcgccaaggatGCCTCTATCGAGGACCCTACCGCTGCCAGCACCGGCTCCCACCACGATGTCGCCGACGATAAGGTCGCCTACTCGTCATCTGACCGTGATATCGAGAGCAGCGGCCGCCCTCCCATTGAAGCAATTGAGCCTCACCCTCAAGGTGAGCCTGGCCGCGTCAGCAAGCTTTGGCACTCGATCCGCACTCACAAGGCTACCCGCATTCTCCTGGATGTCTTCCTCATCTGCTTGATTCTTGGATGGTGGTTGCCTGGTATTATCCGTGAGGAGACTCGCCACCGATGGGTCATCACCACAATTTGGTCCTGGTTCTTCATTCTGCTTATTCTCTTCCATAACGATCGCTACCTTCCCAAGGCTCCGTTTGCACAAGCTATCGAGACTGTTTGGACCACTTGCATTTCCAAGCCTTGGAGCATGGTCCCCCACTACGGCCAGCTTGCTCTAGGATGgctcgctcttctcgccCTCTACTTTGGTAGTGCATTCGGGATCAAGGAGGTTCCCGAGTCGCGATATGGCGACCGCGCCCGTTCGCTCTTTGGCCTTTTCCTCATCAACAGCTTCTTTTACGCCATCTCAACGCGCCGCGCTAGCATCAAACTCCAGCCCGTTATGACCGGACTTGGTTTGCAAATGATCATTGGTCTCCTGGTATTCAAGACGGGTGCTTTCTATAGCGTAGCCCAGTGGCTCGctttcgctgctgccgactTGCTCGCTCAGGGTCAGATCGGCGGCGCCGCCTTCTTCTGGGGCAGCCTTGCTGGCCAACACTACTTTTTCATCGACacgctctcgtcgatcaTCTTCTTCGTTGCCCTCGTTGTGCTCCTCTCGTACCTTGGTGTCATGTCGTGGGCCATCCGCAAGTTTGCCTGGTTCTTCTTCAAGCTTATGGCCATCTCCGGTGCCGAGGCtgtcgtcgctgccgcTTCGCCTTTCATCGGTCAGGGCGAGAACGCTGTGCTGGTGCAGAGCTTCCTCGATCTCATGACCAACGCCGAGCTCTTCCAGGTGCTCACCTCGGGTTTCGCTACCATTGCTGGTTCCGTCTTCCTCGCCTACGTTCAGATGGGTGTTGAGCCAACCCACCTGATCACCGCCGCCGTCATGTCGATCCCCGCTtccatcgctgctgccaagatgGTCGTGCCTGAGACTGAGACCCCTGTCACTGCCGGCTCGATTAACATCCAGATCAACGAAAAGTCggatgctgtcgatgccCTCCACGCTTTCTCCAACGGTGCTTGGCTCGGTGTTcgcgtcgctgctctcATCTTCTGCAACGTGCTCTGCATTGTTTCGCTTCTCTACGCTGTCAACGGTGTCTTGACCTACATTGGCAATTTCTGGACGATTAACAAACTTACCCTCACCTTGATCCTCGGTTACATTCTCTATCCCTTCGCGTGGTGCATGGGCGCCCCCAAAcacgagctgctgcgcgtcGCTCAGCTGCTGGCCACTAAGATTGTCGCCAACGAGTTCGTTGCTTACTCGGAtctcgccaagatcaagaccaGCGCCAACCCTCTCTCGGACCGCTCGGTTCTCATCTGCAACTTTATGCTTGCCGGTTTCGGTAACATTGGTTCGCTCGGTATCAACATTGGTGTGCTCTCTGGTCTCGCCCCGAGCCGTGGTGGTGCGATTGCCCGTCTGGCTCCGCTTTCACTGCTTACCGGTATCCTTGTCACCTGCTCGTCGGCTTGCATTGCCGGTGTTCTCGGCACCAAGTAG